A single Micromonospora sp. CCTCC AA 2012012 DNA region contains:
- a CDS encoding DUF6197 family protein, whose protein sequence is MKATQNPPTEVQVTPADLLRMAALYLRRHGWHQGTYYAPVDTPTPPACAVGAIGVACTGQRIERFAQLDPDALVDYLFAVRVFIDYLDTDTPIFGTDSAGFVFDEDDDYLPYSWNDAPGRTAEQVIAALEGAADEWDRLHTDGGEN, encoded by the coding sequence ATGAAGGCTACCCAAAACCCACCCACCGAAGTCCAGGTCACGCCTGCTGACCTGCTCCGGATGGCTGCCCTCTACCTGCGCCGGCACGGCTGGCACCAGGGCACCTACTACGCCCCTGTCGACACCCCGACTCCGCCGGCCTGCGCCGTCGGAGCCATCGGCGTCGCCTGCACTGGCCAGCGCATCGAGCGCTTCGCCCAGCTCGACCCTGACGCCCTGGTCGACTACCTCTTCGCCGTCCGCGTGTTCATCGACTACCTCGACACCGATACGCCGATCTTCGGCACCGACAGCGCCGGCTTCGTCTTCGACGAGGACGACGACTACCTGCCCTACTCGTGGAACGACGCTCCCGGCCGCACGGCCGAGCAGGTCATTGCCGCCCTCGAAGGCGCGGCTGACGAGTGGGACCGCCTCCACACCGACGGAGGCGAGAACTGA
- a CDS encoding PadR family transcriptional regulator: MRMTVPVAKVLSALLADPDSERYGLDLMKLTGLPSGTLYPVLQRLREAGWLTADWEEVEPTAVGRPARRYYRLTAQGVRDARQALAELRALDPGGRPAPGGVAPKGAPAW, translated from the coding sequence ATGCGGATGACCGTTCCGGTGGCGAAAGTGCTCTCCGCGCTGCTCGCCGACCCCGACTCCGAGCGGTACGGCCTCGACCTGATGAAGCTCACCGGCCTGCCCAGCGGCACCCTCTATCCGGTGCTGCAGCGGCTGCGGGAGGCCGGCTGGCTCACCGCCGACTGGGAAGAGGTGGAGCCGACGGCGGTGGGCCGACCGGCGCGGCGCTACTACCGGCTCACCGCGCAGGGCGTCCGCGACGCCCGGCAGGCCCTGGCCGAGCTGCGTGCCCTCGACCCGGGCGGGCGTCCCGCCCCGGGTGGCGTCGCACCGAAGGGTGCCCCCGCATGGTGA
- a CDS encoding GNAT family N-acetyltransferase — protein MDLRPFRPADLAPLLELTIATFGPFFEDSFRSIVGDAIMTNQHGTWREDYRDMWVGLHDPRQNKHVVVAEKGGSLLGFAAWQVHPEKRSGEIDIIGVAADQRRHHVGTALCTYAFEAMKQAGAEVVSIGTGGDRFHDSARAFYDSLGMTAMPLVRYYLAL, from the coding sequence ATGGATCTACGTCCGTTCCGGCCAGCCGACCTGGCGCCCCTGCTCGAACTGACCATCGCCACCTTCGGGCCGTTCTTCGAGGACTCGTTCCGGTCGATCGTGGGCGACGCCATCATGACCAACCAGCACGGCACCTGGCGGGAGGACTACCGCGACATGTGGGTCGGGCTGCACGACCCGCGACAGAACAAGCACGTGGTGGTCGCCGAGAAGGGCGGTTCGCTCCTCGGATTCGCCGCCTGGCAGGTGCACCCGGAGAAGCGCAGCGGCGAGATCGACATCATCGGCGTGGCGGCGGATCAGCGCCGGCACCACGTCGGCACGGCGCTGTGCACCTACGCGTTCGAAGCGATGAAGCAGGCCGGGGCCGAGGTGGTGTCGATCGGCACGGGAGGCGACCGGTTCCACGACTCGGCCCGGGCGTTCTACGACAGCCTCGGCATGACCGCCATGCCCCTGGTCCGCTACTACCTGGCCCTCTGA
- a CDS encoding replication initiator: MVSTLDLTPRTLVARGVGSNADTTAPVYGYTAAGSAFHRATQPDYFGWLDHVRAAAGCTRPIRLAGQLLTVEPGTGRILDQRHTDAMPDAAIYKACGNRRATVCPACARTYQRDAYQLLRAGLVGGKGVPETVSRHPAVFPTFTAPSFGPVHARVIKRHTCADRRRCDCRPDPCHARRDTGQCEHGRPAVCWARHEPDDTALGQPLCLDCYDHDHQVVWNLFSGELWHRTKQAAERHLAKLARSRGIPRVPVVTPSGKTRTVSPVRLSHGKAAEFQARGAVHFHALVRLDGVDPTDPTAVVPPPAGFTTADLIDALHAAAQVTFTTPGHPDRPQGWPIAWGDQAEIRPISLTGRGEVTDSMVAGYLAKYATKSTEVTGHRSVRLTADTIGDYADPDGDHTARLIDACWRLGRPTQTPVPLSQRPRDHRPTPGFVQPWECPDCGTHTRYAACPVCVDHRQATLDAQPAKPADANPYTRLRRWAHMLGFGGHFLTKARRYSVTFQLLRDTRVTYRRSEDHDQGAGEPIHAVDHLDDTTLIVGTLTFAGVGWHTTGDALLANTAAALARERHATGREELAHELGTTPAGTVSAAA, encoded by the coding sequence ATGGTTTCGACGCTGGACCTCACACCCCGGACCCTCGTGGCCCGGGGTGTGGGCTCGAACGCCGACACCACCGCCCCCGTCTATGGCTACACCGCCGCCGGCTCCGCGTTCCACCGGGCCACCCAGCCCGACTACTTCGGCTGGCTCGACCACGTCCGCGCCGCCGCCGGCTGCACCCGACCCATCCGCCTCGCTGGGCAGCTCCTCACCGTCGAACCCGGCACCGGCCGCATCCTCGACCAGCGGCACACCGACGCCATGCCCGACGCCGCGATCTACAAGGCGTGCGGCAACCGCCGCGCCACCGTCTGCCCCGCCTGCGCCCGCACCTACCAACGCGACGCCTATCAACTCCTGCGCGCCGGCCTCGTCGGCGGCAAGGGCGTCCCCGAGACCGTGTCCCGGCACCCGGCGGTGTTCCCCACCTTCACCGCCCCCTCGTTCGGGCCTGTTCACGCCCGGGTGATCAAGCGGCACACCTGCGCCGACCGCCGACGCTGCGACTGCCGGCCCGACCCCTGCCACGCCCGCCGCGACACCGGCCAGTGCGAGCACGGCCGACCCGCCGTCTGCTGGGCCAGACACGAACCCGACGACACAGCGCTCGGGCAACCGCTGTGCCTGGACTGCTACGACCACGACCACCAGGTCGTCTGGAACCTCTTCTCGGGCGAGCTGTGGCACCGCACCAAGCAAGCCGCGGAACGCCACCTCGCCAAACTCGCCCGCAGCCGCGGCATCCCCCGCGTCCCGGTCGTCACCCCCTCCGGCAAGACCCGCACCGTCTCGCCGGTCCGGCTCTCCCACGGCAAAGCCGCCGAGTTCCAAGCACGCGGAGCCGTGCACTTCCACGCCCTGGTGCGCCTCGACGGCGTCGACCCCACCGACCCGACCGCCGTCGTCCCACCGCCCGCCGGCTTCACCACCGCCGACCTCATCGACGCGCTTCACGCCGCCGCACAGGTCACATTCACAACCCCCGGCCACCCAGACCGACCGCAGGGCTGGCCCATCGCCTGGGGCGACCAAGCCGAGATCCGCCCGATCTCGCTGACCGGCCGTGGTGAGGTCACCGACAGCATGGTCGCCGGCTACCTTGCCAAGTACGCCACCAAGAGCACCGAGGTAACCGGCCACCGCTCCGTCAGGCTCACCGCCGACACCATCGGCGACTACGCCGACCCCGACGGCGACCACACCGCCCGCCTCATCGACGCCTGCTGGCGACTCGGCCGACCCACGCAAACACCCGTCCCGCTGTCCCAGCGACCCCGGGACCACCGGCCCACGCCCGGCTTCGTCCAGCCGTGGGAGTGCCCCGACTGCGGCACCCACACCCGCTACGCCGCCTGCCCCGTCTGCGTCGACCACCGTCAAGCCACCCTTGACGCCCAACCGGCGAAACCGGCCGACGCCAACCCGTACACCCGACTGCGGCGCTGGGCGCACATGCTCGGCTTCGGCGGCCACTTTCTCACCAAAGCCCGCCGCTACTCGGTGACCTTCCAACTCCTGCGCGACACCCGCGTCACCTACCGCCGCAGCGAGGACCACGACCAGGGCGCCGGCGAACCCATCCACGCCGTCGACCACCTCGACGACACCACCCTCATCGTCGGCACCCTCACCTTCGCCGGCGTCGGCTGGCACACCACCGGTGACGCCCTGCTCGCCAACACCGCCGCAGCCCTCGCCCGCGAGCGACACGCCACCGGCCGCGAAGAACTCGCCCACGAACTCGGCACCACCCCGGCCGGCACCGTCTCGGCCGCCGCCTGA
- a CDS encoding RRQRL motif-containing zinc-binding protein, whose product MTITYDPTGFDTFPYRMAPDGLATRRQLRAAGLRPGGHDPVAQIVWRRGKRVAYLYRLDLAAPKRVATPAQRAAIAKALRARRTCRVCDVVKPYYIPRRYGCCFDCHGGTR is encoded by the coding sequence ATGACCATCACCTACGACCCGACCGGGTTCGACACCTTCCCCTACCGCATGGCACCCGACGGGCTGGCAACCCGCCGTCAACTGCGCGCCGCCGGCCTCCGACCCGGAGGACATGACCCGGTCGCCCAGATCGTGTGGCGGCGCGGCAAGCGCGTCGCCTACCTCTACCGCCTCGACCTGGCCGCCCCCAAGCGGGTCGCCACCCCCGCCCAGCGGGCCGCCATCGCCAAGGCCCTTCGGGCTCGGCGTACCTGCCGCGTCTGCGACGTGGTGAAGCCCTACTACATCCCCCGCCGCTACGGCTGCTGCTTCGACTGCCACGGAGGCACCCGATGA
- a CDS encoding DNA glycosylase AlkZ-like family protein, with the protein MTHHRLDRDEARRIAVRAQLLDAHRPTDLASVVHRLTFLQLDPTAAVAPSADLVAWTRLGAAYRPSHLTRALEHDRALFEHRAMVRPMADLGLHLAEMATLPEHARQREWLRANDTFRRYVLDLLRDSGPLLSREVEDRSTVPWPSTGWTNNRNVTQMLELLAARGEIAISGRIGRQRRWDLAERVYPTGTPVVPAEEARRLRDERWLRAMGVARASVVGDAGEPAEVAGTTGTWRVDPEALGRPFAGRTALLSPFDRLIHDRRRALELFDFDYKLEMYVPKANRRWGYFALPVLHHDRLIGKVDTTADRKASVLRVDAIHGDVPFDAATTAAVHEELAALANWLDLSDVRLAS; encoded by the coding sequence ATGACGCACCACCGGCTGGACCGCGACGAGGCGCGGCGGATCGCTGTCCGCGCCCAACTGCTCGACGCCCACCGGCCCACGGACCTGGCGTCGGTCGTACACCGGTTGACGTTCCTCCAGCTCGACCCGACGGCCGCGGTGGCGCCCAGCGCCGACCTGGTCGCCTGGACCCGGCTGGGCGCGGCGTACCGACCGAGCCACCTGACCCGGGCGCTGGAGCACGACCGGGCGCTCTTCGAGCACCGGGCGATGGTGCGGCCGATGGCCGACCTCGGGCTGCACCTCGCCGAGATGGCGACGCTGCCGGAGCACGCCCGGCAGCGCGAGTGGCTGCGGGCCAACGACACCTTCCGCCGGTACGTGCTCGACCTGCTGCGTGACTCCGGTCCGCTGCTCTCCCGCGAGGTGGAGGACCGCAGCACCGTCCCCTGGCCGTCGACCGGGTGGACCAACAACCGCAACGTCACCCAGATGCTGGAACTGCTCGCCGCCCGGGGCGAGATCGCCATCTCCGGCCGGATCGGCCGGCAACGCCGATGGGACCTCGCCGAGCGGGTCTATCCGACCGGCACCCCGGTCGTCCCCGCCGAGGAAGCCCGTCGGCTACGGGACGAGCGATGGCTCCGGGCGATGGGCGTCGCCCGCGCCTCGGTGGTGGGCGACGCCGGGGAGCCGGCCGAGGTCGCCGGCACGACCGGCACCTGGCGGGTCGACCCCGAGGCCCTCGGCCGGCCGTTTGCCGGCCGGACCGCGCTGCTGTCCCCGTTCGACCGGCTGATCCACGACCGCAGGCGGGCCCTGGAGCTGTTCGACTTCGACTACAAGCTGGAGATGTACGTGCCGAAGGCGAACCGCCGCTGGGGCTACTTCGCGCTGCCGGTACTCCACCACGACCGGCTGATCGGCAAGGTGGACACCACGGCCGACCGGAAGGCGTCCGTGCTGCGGGTCGACGCGATCCACGGGGACGTGCCGTTCGACGCGGCGACCACGGCCGCCGTGCACGAGGAGCTGGCGGCGCTGGCGAACTGGCTCGACCTCTCCGACGTCCGCCTCGCCAGCTGA
- a CDS encoding tyrosine-type recombinase/integrase, whose protein sequence is MGHIEDRWYRTVTAPDGRTKREKTDRHGIGKRYRVRYIGPDGRERSQSFPDRGKRDAEAFLVSVESDKLRGAYVDPAAGRITFAEYAESWLRTRSFDESTRETTEIRVRRHLLPSFGNRQLAAIKPGHIREWDAALVGKLAPSTRSVLFAHLRTILGAAVDDERIPKNPCAARSVTQPRPVERRVVPWKPDDIAAIRAGLPERYRAVVDLGAGCGMRQGEVFGLAVDDTDLDAGWLHIQRQVKLVRHRLVFGLPKNNRDRRVPLPASVADVLRQHMKDHPPLTLTLPWENPASAEQVTAGLILTTTWRKAINRCWFDAKAWRPAVSAAGIVPSRSTGMHALRHFYASALLDAGESIKALASYLGHSDPGFTLRVYTHLMPASEERTRNAIDRLFRPDPADGPETA, encoded by the coding sequence ATGGGCCACATCGAGGATCGGTGGTACCGGACCGTCACCGCCCCGGACGGAAGGACCAAGCGGGAGAAGACCGACCGGCACGGCATCGGCAAGCGCTACCGGGTGCGCTACATCGGCCCGGACGGAAGGGAGCGGAGCCAGTCCTTCCCCGATCGGGGCAAGCGGGACGCGGAAGCCTTCCTCGTCTCGGTCGAGTCGGACAAGCTGCGCGGCGCGTACGTCGACCCGGCCGCAGGCCGGATCACCTTCGCCGAGTACGCCGAAAGCTGGCTCCGCACTCGGAGCTTCGACGAGTCGACCCGAGAGACCACCGAGATTCGGGTACGTCGGCATCTACTCCCGTCCTTCGGCAATCGCCAGCTGGCCGCCATCAAGCCGGGCCACATTCGCGAGTGGGACGCGGCCCTGGTCGGCAAGCTCGCTCCATCGACCCGCTCCGTGCTCTTCGCCCATCTGCGCACCATCCTCGGTGCGGCCGTCGACGACGAACGCATCCCGAAGAACCCGTGTGCCGCCCGGTCGGTCACCCAACCGCGTCCGGTCGAGCGGCGCGTGGTGCCGTGGAAGCCCGACGATATCGCCGCTATCCGGGCTGGTCTTCCCGAGCGGTACCGGGCCGTCGTCGACCTCGGGGCCGGCTGCGGCATGCGACAGGGTGAGGTCTTCGGCCTGGCCGTCGATGACACCGACCTCGACGCCGGCTGGCTGCACATCCAACGTCAGGTCAAGCTCGTCCGCCACCGGCTCGTCTTCGGCCTGCCCAAGAACAACCGGGATCGGCGGGTGCCGCTGCCGGCGTCAGTGGCCGATGTATTGCGGCAGCACATGAAGGACCACCCGCCGCTGACCCTCACCCTCCCGTGGGAGAACCCTGCCAGTGCGGAGCAGGTGACCGCCGGCCTGATCCTGACCACTACCTGGCGCAAGGCGATCAACCGCTGCTGGTTCGACGCCAAAGCGTGGCGACCGGCCGTCTCGGCGGCCGGCATCGTGCCGTCCAGGTCGACCGGCATGCACGCGCTGCGGCACTTCTACGCCTCGGCGCTACTCGATGCGGGGGAGAGCATCAAGGCCCTGGCCTCTTACCTCGGCCACTCCGACCCCGGATTCACCCTCCGGGTGTACACGCACCTCATGCCGGCCAGCGAGGAACGCACCCGCAACGCCATCGACCGGCTCTTCCGGCCCGACCCTGCCGACGGCCCCGAGACGGCCTGA
- a CDS encoding helix-turn-helix transcriptional regulator, which translates to MTVTARELVDELWSVEDVAAFLRVPVETLYRWRKVKYGPPAARIGRHLRYDPVEVRAWVRSRVA; encoded by the coding sequence ATGACCGTGACTGCGCGAGAGCTCGTCGACGAACTCTGGTCCGTCGAAGACGTTGCCGCCTTCCTGCGAGTGCCGGTGGAAACCCTCTACCGCTGGCGCAAGGTGAAGTACGGGCCGCCGGCTGCCCGCATCGGTCGGCACCTGCGCTACGACCCGGTAGAGGTCCGCGCCTGGGTGAGAAGTCGGGTGGCCTGA
- a CDS encoding DUF2637 domain-containing protein — translation MPTTDAHTVTEQFAAEYARNAVPTMLRAIGSIKRYNRFVLLGALATSYLHQAHYLWTQNAGYFAYLVPLIFDAAMVSMLTVVRTSGIAKDAKRGALVVFAAAALLSATINFASPGSLGLRLVFALVVVLVIGVELVAGRIRPDFAAIEAEAAALLTAARDLAAKNEPTTEPTDTAGVAQLVDEPPAADTPPAVRPAVDTPPAVIEAPVNPVPITRPEVPAHLVPTARFVIGRHEQSTGRPITIDELAGLLSVNPDIARELLHTLGGHTTAVNGTPVAGGAR, via the coding sequence ATGCCCACCACTGACGCGCACACCGTCACCGAACAGTTCGCCGCCGAGTACGCCCGCAACGCGGTGCCCACCATGCTCAGGGCAATCGGCTCGATCAAGCGGTACAACCGCTTCGTTCTGCTCGGCGCGTTGGCGACCAGCTACCTGCACCAGGCCCACTACCTGTGGACCCAAAACGCCGGCTACTTCGCCTACCTGGTGCCGCTGATCTTCGACGCCGCGATGGTGTCGATGCTGACCGTCGTCCGCACCTCCGGCATTGCGAAGGATGCCAAGCGCGGAGCCCTGGTCGTCTTTGCCGCCGCCGCGCTGCTGTCGGCCACCATCAACTTCGCCTCCCCGGGCAGCCTCGGCCTGCGCCTGGTCTTCGCCCTGGTCGTCGTCCTCGTCATTGGCGTCGAACTCGTTGCCGGACGCATCCGACCCGACTTCGCCGCCATCGAAGCCGAAGCCGCCGCACTACTCACCGCCGCCCGCGACCTGGCGGCCAAAAACGAGCCGACCACCGAACCCACCGACACCGCTGGCGTCGCCCAGCTTGTCGACGAGCCGCCCGCTGCCGACACCCCGCCGGCCGTGAGGCCGGCCGTCGACACTCCGCCGGCTGTCATCGAGGCACCCGTCAACCCGGTGCCGATCACCCGACCCGAGGTGCCCGCGCACCTCGTCCCCACCGCACGCTTCGTCATCGGCCGCCACGAACAGAGCACCGGCCGACCCATCACCATCGACGAGCTGGCCGGGCTGCTGTCGGTCAACCCGGACATCGCCCGGGAACTGCTGCACACCCTCGGCGGCCACACCACCGCCGTCAACGGCACCCCCGTCGCTGGTGGTGCCCGATGA
- a CDS encoding FtsK/SpoIIIE domain-containing protein: MSTTVPAPAAGVPVGPGLSMFDPIFIGIDEFGQPVYLDVIYRNILIAGEPGGGKSGLVNNICGHGVLCDNTRLVLFDAKLVELGPWRDLADAFIGPDIDQGIEVLRRLLVVATNRYTWLLANRRRKLAPGDGMSVIVTIIDELAMFSTVLGTKPQQEEFSSLLRGLVSLGRACGMPVVAATQRPSWDIIPASLRDLFGYRAAFRCTSLNSSNIILGQGWAEQGYTASDILPTNQGAAYLLAEGGVPRRIKAAYLSDTDIYNIADYAAWTRRPTGTSTPAGDTTEWEMAA; the protein is encoded by the coding sequence ATGTCCACCACGGTTCCCGCCCCCGCTGCCGGGGTGCCGGTGGGTCCTGGCCTGTCGATGTTCGACCCGATCTTCATCGGCATCGACGAGTTCGGCCAGCCCGTCTACCTGGATGTCATCTACCGCAACATCCTGATCGCCGGTGAGCCGGGCGGCGGCAAGTCCGGCCTGGTCAACAACATCTGCGGCCACGGTGTCCTGTGCGACAACACCCGCCTCGTCCTCTTCGACGCCAAACTCGTCGAACTCGGCCCCTGGCGCGACCTGGCCGACGCGTTCATCGGCCCCGACATCGACCAGGGCATCGAGGTGCTGCGTCGCCTCCTGGTCGTGGCCACCAACCGCTACACCTGGCTTCTCGCCAACCGGCGCCGCAAGCTCGCCCCCGGCGACGGTATGTCGGTCATCGTCACCATCATCGACGAACTCGCCATGTTCTCCACCGTGCTGGGCACCAAGCCCCAGCAGGAAGAGTTCTCCAGCCTGCTGCGCGGGCTCGTCTCCCTCGGCCGCGCCTGCGGCATGCCCGTCGTCGCCGCCACCCAGCGGCCGTCGTGGGACATCATCCCCGCCAGCCTGCGGGACCTGTTCGGCTACCGGGCCGCGTTCCGCTGCACCTCGCTGAACAGCTCGAACATCATCCTCGGCCAGGGCTGGGCCGAGCAGGGCTACACCGCCTCCGACATCTTGCCCACCAACCAGGGCGCTGCCTACCTCCTCGCCGAGGGCGGCGTTCCCCGCCGCATCAAGGCCGCCTACCTCAGCGACACCGACATCTACAACATCGCCGACTACGCCGCCTGGACCCGCCGCCCCACCGGCACCAGCACCCCGGCTGGCGACACCACCGAATGGGAGATGGCGGCATGA
- a CDS encoding histone, which yields MAEAQKATTRPAAKRTTAKTTAATKRTTGAGTGRAATVTKASPNASGAGAGRVPAKKAVAKKAAAKKVVAAARKAPAKQAPATKTTAKKAPASRTTAKKTTTAKKTTTAKKTTAAKKTTAAKKTTAAKKTTAAKKTTAAKKTTAATKTTAAKKAPAKTTAATRKVTSSARKTTATVSRTGAAAKKTGTATAKKTTAAKKAPAKKTTGSTRPTARKTAATKAPAKKATGTSSTATRTAAATKAPARKTTAAKKVTARKAPARTAAARATAPRSARSTARKATG from the coding sequence ATGGCCGAAGCACAGAAGGCCACCACCCGCCCGGCCGCCAAACGTACGACCGCGAAGACGACCGCCGCGACGAAGCGGACCACGGGCGCGGGCACGGGCCGGGCGGCCACGGTGACCAAGGCGTCGCCGAACGCCTCGGGTGCCGGCGCCGGACGGGTGCCGGCGAAGAAGGCCGTCGCGAAGAAGGCGGCGGCGAAGAAGGTCGTCGCGGCGGCCCGCAAGGCGCCCGCGAAGCAGGCCCCGGCGACGAAGACCACCGCCAAGAAGGCTCCGGCCAGCCGGACCACCGCCAAGAAGACCACCACGGCGAAGAAGACCACCACGGCGAAGAAGACCACCGCCGCCAAGAAGACCACCGCCGCCAAGAAGACCACCGCCGCCAAGAAGACCACGGCCGCCAAGAAGACCACCGCGGCGAAGAAGACCACGGCCGCCACGAAGACCACGGCGGCGAAGAAGGCTCCCGCGAAGACCACCGCGGCGACCCGCAAGGTGACCTCCAGCGCGCGGAAGACCACCGCCACGGTCAGCAGGACGGGCGCGGCGGCGAAGAAGACGGGCACGGCGACCGCCAAGAAGACCACCGCGGCGAAGAAGGCCCCCGCGAAGAAGACCACCGGGTCGACCCGCCCGACCGCGCGCAAGACGGCGGCGACGAAGGCCCCGGCGAAGAAGGCGACCGGCACCTCCTCGACCGCCACCCGTACGGCGGCGGCGACGAAGGCACCGGCCCGCAAGACCACCGCCGCGAAGAAGGTCACCGCCCGCAAGGCGCCGGCCCGGACCGCCGCCGCCCGGGCGACCGCGCCGCGCAGCGCCCGCTCGACCGCCCGCAAGGCCACCGGCTGA